One region of Culex pipiens pallens isolate TS chromosome 2, TS_CPP_V2, whole genome shotgun sequence genomic DNA includes:
- the LOC120416808 gene encoding protein artichoke isoform X1 encodes MAEIIKRRRHHVVLALFVLLAIVGSHRAYGQRDTICPPQDIILPCRCSQRASEIQIWCSHSDLPRVLTGLKAVSKAINRPIDELILENNFLPSLPGRTFAPLNILRLMLRHNGLERVSNGWLNDLDKSLVEVFIVERNLRSLPADSLVGLRKLEAVTIQSDSLKRLPDFSGLPKLRYVSVQSSSLIEVSPQSFRDLKNLETVNIAGSRTLTRLEGGLFNDLPKLNLINLAENGIDWVHLRAFVGLPNLKTLQLSGNKIADAGMIGRAVKDIPNLSILKIDRNVISKLNEASFVDLPSLKELYLNDNTITEIYHGAFHRTPSLKLVHLENNYLRRVHPESFLQASGSGVEVIHLHQNEIGRVEELRSLLDALPMLRFLDLSYNKLESIPFGALRGHGTLEQLYLNNNRIRMIERDAFMAMPGLRELRLSNNSLTDLLPMPFWNLPGLKGIDISYNNFRRVDPTLLVGVPSLRRFDISGNSLSILDPAAFTHTPMLETVNISFNELSLIHPATFRDLNHMFEIDAGNNKLQEIIPGLPIAIERINLQQNQIANFPQNPTNSLDLPALRMLDISGNLLTRVAKGSFQTTPQMRILSMARNQLQSIDEGSLTGLNRLEVLNLQDNRLLALHERSLAPLENLRDLNLQGNRIEVLVDNLLDSNGNLERFDASRNSIVEISSKAFRNSRSLQVLDLSGNKLRELPESLSGLSELREIDVSFNQLTELTPTVLGSWRNLEELKVSNNKVNQLHQGSLRNLPLLQYMDLSSNELTTLDHGSLRNLPELQELVLADNRLTDLKDRVFEDLPNLQAVHLQQNNLQLISPHTFYRSPSIVYLNLSANQFRSLDSVGLRSVRNLEVLDLSGNFIRRITPNPLRGLDWLVELKLDDNKICGIQGEPFATMPRLRVLSIRNNRMSRVPELIFRNLRSNIAILDVDGNPLDCNCDMLWYLAWLQETRNLYPGPRCRDGKMLMDMRLSRNECQSDARTGTGPDEQFPLTNDHGDVFLRAADFDDCESENYEALPPGPAPGIVPGVAVAPLPVESEYFSNQYIDYPNALNDSNLVGRTNGSATSFSGEPPGRHNFTQNFIDFNNNKFNQVPPQVQNNSPFTFFGVPIPSLNIGKMFGGSGRSSNNRANAGTRGTGRVQVYRPGEPSITSIFKNEDRHDIAIPPKNSEDNQEKNPGASNDNNLFYRPYFHTSFQKPDIQKGGFTPVIPGSEGGFSPITDPTVKIIKQNISGPGRWPDEFRDRVSLVSDTNSYLQKNQFKATIKPSHHAPYFVDGITYGDPVQTPPPPKKTGESNKDSTNRLEVTERPNPTGTHSTPRNSEMEEDEDEEDEEDTEDQIEQDQAPPYRDPPKYEDSDITTRLSIELGTATTAGPQPDYNKPYTLHKNEPTVVRELTRAPSSEFYDAVNHSPSSLSALVSSSGTTAQNNVPSGAGSAKRPPGKSTIVKVAAPSSTVTPFVGSSPRGDEYSPGTHRTGLAKYQPDGGDFVTQSIADLAQHHHNHPIGGNEIRKREDMDWYYATYNRTPIYDEFEPGLNSFKSGAGRGGQSLALVVLGMAAVGTIWRRCFMI; translated from the exons ATGGCGGAAATCATCAAGCGACGGCGGCACCACGTGGTGTTGGCCCTTTTCGTACTACTTGCCATCGTGGGATCACACCGGGCGTACGGCCAACGGGACACGATCTGTCCACCGCAGGACATCATCCTGCCGTGCCGATGTTCGCAACGGGCCAGCGAGATTCAGATATG GTGTTCGCACAGCGATCTCCCGCGAGTTCTGACCGGGCTGAAAGCGGTCTCCAAGGCCATCAACCGGCCCATTGACGAGCTGATCCTGGAGAACAACTTCCTACCGTCACTGCCGGGAAGGACCTTCGCACCGTTGAACATTCTACGGTTGATGCTCCGACACAACGGGCTCGAGCGGGTCTCCAATGGGTGGCTCAACGATCTGGACAAAAGTCTCGTCGAGGTTTTTATCGTGGAACGTAATTTACGCAGCCTGCCTGCCGATAGTCTGGTCGGTCTACGGAAGCTGGAAGCCGTAACGATTCAGAGTGACAGCTTGAAGCGTTTGCCGGACTTTTCCGGCTTACCCAAGTTGAGATACGTCAGTGTTCAGAGTTCCTCGTTGATCGAGGTTTCGCCGCAGAGTTTCCGGGATTTGAAgaacctggagacggtgaacATCGCCGGGAGTCGTACTCTGACTCGACTGGAGGGTGGACTGTTCAACGACCTCCCCAAGTTGAACTTGATCAATCTCGCCGAGAATGGGATCGATTGGGTCCACTTGAGGGCGTTCGTAGGACTGCCCAACTTGAAGACACTACAGCTTAGTGGTAACAAGATCGCCGACGCCGGAATGATTGGTAGAGCGGTGAAAGACATTCCAAACTTGTCAATTTTGAAGATCGATCGTAATGTGATATCCAAACTGAACGAAGCCAGTTTCGTTGATCTTCCTTCGTTGAAGGAACTGTATCTGAACGATAATACAATCACTGAGATCTACCACGGAGCATTCCACAGGACTCCAAGTCTAAAGCTGGTGCACTTGGAGAACAACTATCTCCGGAGAGTCCATCCGGAGTCGTTCCTGCAAGCATCCGGAAGTGGAGTTGAGGTGATTCACCTGCACCAGAATGAAATCGGACGCGTTGAAGAACTTCGATCTCTGCTAGACGCTTTACCTATGCTACGATTCCTCGATTTAAGCTACAACAAGCTGGAATCCATTCCATTCGGTGCCCTACGAGGTCACGGAACCTTAGAACAACTATACCTGAACAACAACCGAATCCGTATGATCGAGCGAGACGCCTTCATGGCCATGCCCGGCCTTCGCGAACTCCGCCTAAGCAACAACTCTCTAACCGACCTGCTACCGATGCCCTTCTGGAACCTCCCCGGACTAAAGGGAATCGACATCTCGTACAACAACTTCCGCCGAGTGGATCCAACCCTGCTCGTCGGCGTCCCTTCCCTGCGAAGATTCGACATCAGTGGCAACTCCCTCAGCATCCTCGATCCAGCTGCCTTCACGCACACCCCAATGCTCGAGACCGTCAACATCTCCTTCAACGAGCTCAGCCTGATCCACCCAGCGACCTTCCGCGACCTGAACCACATGTTCGAGATCGACGCTGGCAACAACAAACTGCAGGAGATCATTCCAGGACTCCCGATCGCGATCGAACGGATCAACCTACAACAAAACCAGATCGCCAACTTCCCCCAAAACCCAACCAACTCGCTCGATCTCCCCGCACTCCGCATGCTGGACATCAGTGGTAACCTACTGACCCGCGTGGCAAAGGGATCCTTCCAGACGACACCCCAGATGCGCATCCTCAGCATGGCTCGTAACCAACTGCAGAGCATCGACGAAGGCAGCCTAACCGGGTTGAACCGACTGGAAGTGCTGAACCTGCAGGATAACCGCCTACTTGCCCTGCACGAACGATCGCTCGCTCCGCTGGAGAACCTTCGCGATCTCAACCTGCAGGGAAACCGTATTGAAGTGTTGGTTGACAATCTGCTCGATAGCAACGGGAACCTGGAGCGATTCGATGCTTCGCGGAACAGTATCGTTGAGATTTCGTCGAAGGCGTTCCGCAACAGTAGATCGCTGCAGGTTCTGGACTTGTCCGGAAATAAGTTGAGGGAGCTACCAGAATCGCTTTCCGGACTATCCGAGCTTCGAGAAATTGACGTCAGCTTCAATCAGTTGACGGAACTGACGCCGACGGTGCTGGGATCGTGGAGAAACTTGGAAGAGCTCAAAGTTTCGAACAATAAGGTGAACCAACTGCATCAGGGATCGCTCAGGAATCTACCACTTCTTCAGTACATGGATCTGTCGAGCAATGAGCTGACGACTTTGGACCACGGATCGCTGAGAAACCTACCGGAGCTGCAAGAGTTGGTGCTAGCGGACAACCGATTGACCGATTTGAAGGATCGAGTGTTTGAGGATCTTCCCAATCTTcag GCCGTCCACCTCCAGCAGAACAACCTGCAGCTCATCTCGCCGCACACCTTCTACCGGTCGCCTTCGATCGTCTACCTGAACCTGTCCGCCAACCAGTTCCGCAGTCTGGACAGCGTCGGGCTGCGCAGCGTACGGAACCTGGAGGTGCTCGACCTGTCCGGTAACTTTATCCGCCGGATTACGCCGAACCCGCTGCGCGGACTGGACTGGCTGGTGGAGCTGAAGCTGGACGATAACAAGATCTGCGGCATCCAGGGCGAACCGTTTGCGACGATGCCGCGGCTGCGGGTGCTCAGCATTCGGAACAATCGGATGTCGCGTGTGCCGGAGCTGATATTCCGCAACTTGAGGAGCAACATTGCGATACTGGATGTTGATG GTAACCCACTGGACTGCAACTGCGACATGCTGTGGTACCTGGCTTGGCTGCAGGAGACCAGGAATCTCTACCCGGGACCGCGCTGCCGGGACGGAAAGATGTTGATGGATATGCGACTCTCGCGGAACGAGTGCCAATCGGATGCCAGAACGGGAACCGGTCCGGACGAGCAATTCCCGCTAACCAACGATCACGGAGATGTGTTCCTACGGGCGGCGGACTTTGACGACTGCGAGTCGGAGAACTACGAAGCGCTTCCGCCGGGACCTGCGCCGGGTATCGTGCCGGGTGTGGCCGTTGCACCCTTACCGGTGGAAAGTGAGTACTTCTCCAACCAGTACATTGACTATCCCAATGCGCTGAACGACAGTAACCTGGTGGGACGGACTAATGGATCTGCTACCTCCTTTTCAGGAGAGCCCCCGGGTCGGCACAACTTTACCCAGAACTTCATCGACTTCAACAATAACAAGTTTAATCAGGTGCCACCGCAGGTGCAGAACAATTCTCCGTTCACGTTCTTCGGAGTACCGATACCTAGCTTGAACATTGGGAAGATGTTTGGGGGATCGGGAAGAAGTTCCAACAACCGAGCGAATGCCGGAACTCGTGGAACGGGTCGTGTTCAGGTGTATCGACCTGGCGAACCTTCGATCACTTCCATATTCAAGAACGAAGATCGCCACGACATAGCGATACCTCCGAAGAACTCGGAAGACAACCAGGAAAAGAACCCTGGAGCGTCAAACGACAACAACCTGTTCTACAGACCGTACTTCCATACGTCCTTCCAAAAGCCAGACATCCAAAAGGGTGGATTCACCCCTGTGATCCCTGGTAGTGAAGGTGGATTCTCACCAATCACAGATCCCACGGTGAagatcatcaagcagaacatcTCCGGCCCGGGACGGTGGCCCGACGAGTTCCGGGATCGTGTCTCTCTAGTGTCCGATACCAACAGCTATCTTCAGAAGAACCAATTCAAGGCCACGATCAAACCATCCCATCACGCTCCCTACTTCGTGGACGGAATAACGTACGGAGATCCGGTGCAGACGCCTCCTCCACCAAAGAAGACCGGAGAATCGAACAAGGACAGTACAAACCGCTTGGAGGTCACCGAGCGACCCAATCCAACGGGAACTCACAGCACTCCGCGCAATTCGGAAATGGAAGAAGACGAAGACGAAGAAGATGAGGAAGATACCGAAGATCAGATCGAGCAAGATCAGGCTCCTCCGTACCGCGATCCTCCCAAGTACGAAGACAGCGACATTACGACCCGGTTATCGATAGAACTTGGAACGGCCACCACTGCCGGACCCCAACCGGACTACAACAAACCATACACACTGCACAAGAACGAACCAACCGTGGTCCGAGAGTTGACCCGTGCCCCATCCAGCGAATTCTACGACGCGGTCAACCACTCGCCAAGTTCCCTCTCAGCGCTGGTATCCTCCTCGGGAACCACCGCCCAAAACAACGTCCCCAGCGGAGCTGGATCCGCAAAACGACCCCCGGGAAAATCAACCATCGTAAAGGTGGCAGCCCCCTCCTCCACCGTAACCCCATTCGTCGGAAGTTCCCCCCGCGGGGACGAATACTCACCCGGAACGCACCGAACCGGCCTGGCCAAGTACCAACCCGACGGGGGTGACTTTGTCACGCAGAGCATCGCGGACCTGGCCCAGCATCACCACAACCATCCGATCGGCGGGAACGAGATTCGGAAGCGCGAAGACATGGACTGGTACTATGCGACGTACAACCGGACGCCGATCTACGACGAGTTTGAGCCGGGGCTGAACTCGTTCAAGAGTGGTGCTGGCAGAGGAGGGCAAAGCTTGGCGTTGGTTGTGTTGGGGATGGCCGCCGTCGGAACCATTTGGAGAAGATGTTTTATGATTTAG
- the LOC120416808 gene encoding protein artichoke isoform X2: protein MAEIIKRRRHHVVLALFVLLAIVGSHRAYGQRDTICPPQDIILPCRCSQRASEIQIWCSHSDLPRVLTGLKAVSKAINRPIDELILENNFLPSLPGRTFAPLNILRLMLRHNGLERVSNGWLNDLDKSLVEVFIVERNLRSLPADSLVGLRKLEAVTIQSDSLKRLPDFSGLPKLRYVSVQSSSLIEVSPQSFRDLKNLETVNIAGSRTLTRLEGGLFNDLPKLNLINLAENGIDWVHLRAFVGLPNLKTLQLSGNKIADAGMIGRAVKDIPNLSILKIDRNVISKLNEASFVDLPSLKELYLNDNTITEIYHGAFHRTPSLKLVHLENNYLRRVHPESFLQASGSGVEVIHLHQNEIGRVEELRSLLDALPMLRFLDLSYNKLESIPFGALRGHGTLEQLYLNNNRIRMIERDAFMAMPGLRELRLSNNSLTDLLPMPFWNLPGLKGIDISYNNFRRVDPTLLVGVPSLRRFDISGNSLSILDPAAFTHTPMLETVNISFNELSLIHPATFRDLNHMFEIDAGNNKLQEIIPGLPIAIERINLQQNQIANFPQNPTNSLDLPALRMLDISGNLLTRVAKGSFQTTPQMRILSMARNQLQSIDEGSLTGLNRLEVLNLQDNRLLALHERSLAPLENLRDLNLQGNRIEVLVDNLLDSNGNLERFDASRNSIVEISSKAFRNSRSLQVLDLSGNKLRELPESLSGLSELREIDVSFNQLTELTPTVLGSWRNLEELKVSNNKVNQLHQGSLRNLPLLQYMDLSSNELTTLDHGSLRNLPELQELVLADNRLTDLKDRVFEDLPNLQAVHLQQNNLQLISPHTFYRSPSIVYLNLSANQFRSLDSVGLRSVRNLEVLDLSGNFIRRITPNPLRGLDWLVELKLDDNKICGIQGEPFATMPRLRVLSIRNNRMSRVPELIFRNLRSNIAILDVDGNPLDCNCDMLWYLAWLQETRNLYPGPRCRDGKMLMDMRLSRNECQSDARTGTGPDEQFPLTNDHGDVFLRAADFDDCESENYEALPPGPAPGIVPGVAVAPLPVEREPPGRHNFTQNFIDFNNNKFNQVPPQVQNNSPFTFFGVPIPSLNIGKMFGGSGRSSNNRANAGTRGTGRVQVYRPGEPSITSIFKNEDRHDIAIPPKNSEDNQEKNPGASNDNNLFYRPYFHTSFQKPDIQKGGFTPVIPGSEGGFSPITDPTVKIIKQNISGPGRWPDEFRDRVSLVSDTNSYLQKNQFKATIKPSHHAPYFVDGITYGDPVQTPPPPKKTGESNKDSTNRLEVTERPNPTGTHSTPRNSEMEEDEDEEDEEDTEDQIEQDQAPPYRDPPKYEDSDITTRLSIELGTATTAGPQPDYNKPYTLHKNEPTVVRELTRAPSSEFYDAVNHSPSSLSALVSSSGTTAQNNVPSGAGSAKRPPGKSTIVKVAAPSSTVTPFVGSSPRGDEYSPGTHRTGLAKYQPDGGDFVTQSIADLAQHHHNHPIGGNEIRKREDMDWYYATYNRTPIYDEFEPGLNSFKSGAGRGGQSLALVVLGMAAVGTIWRRCFMI from the exons ATGGCGGAAATCATCAAGCGACGGCGGCACCACGTGGTGTTGGCCCTTTTCGTACTACTTGCCATCGTGGGATCACACCGGGCGTACGGCCAACGGGACACGATCTGTCCACCGCAGGACATCATCCTGCCGTGCCGATGTTCGCAACGGGCCAGCGAGATTCAGATATG GTGTTCGCACAGCGATCTCCCGCGAGTTCTGACCGGGCTGAAAGCGGTCTCCAAGGCCATCAACCGGCCCATTGACGAGCTGATCCTGGAGAACAACTTCCTACCGTCACTGCCGGGAAGGACCTTCGCACCGTTGAACATTCTACGGTTGATGCTCCGACACAACGGGCTCGAGCGGGTCTCCAATGGGTGGCTCAACGATCTGGACAAAAGTCTCGTCGAGGTTTTTATCGTGGAACGTAATTTACGCAGCCTGCCTGCCGATAGTCTGGTCGGTCTACGGAAGCTGGAAGCCGTAACGATTCAGAGTGACAGCTTGAAGCGTTTGCCGGACTTTTCCGGCTTACCCAAGTTGAGATACGTCAGTGTTCAGAGTTCCTCGTTGATCGAGGTTTCGCCGCAGAGTTTCCGGGATTTGAAgaacctggagacggtgaacATCGCCGGGAGTCGTACTCTGACTCGACTGGAGGGTGGACTGTTCAACGACCTCCCCAAGTTGAACTTGATCAATCTCGCCGAGAATGGGATCGATTGGGTCCACTTGAGGGCGTTCGTAGGACTGCCCAACTTGAAGACACTACAGCTTAGTGGTAACAAGATCGCCGACGCCGGAATGATTGGTAGAGCGGTGAAAGACATTCCAAACTTGTCAATTTTGAAGATCGATCGTAATGTGATATCCAAACTGAACGAAGCCAGTTTCGTTGATCTTCCTTCGTTGAAGGAACTGTATCTGAACGATAATACAATCACTGAGATCTACCACGGAGCATTCCACAGGACTCCAAGTCTAAAGCTGGTGCACTTGGAGAACAACTATCTCCGGAGAGTCCATCCGGAGTCGTTCCTGCAAGCATCCGGAAGTGGAGTTGAGGTGATTCACCTGCACCAGAATGAAATCGGACGCGTTGAAGAACTTCGATCTCTGCTAGACGCTTTACCTATGCTACGATTCCTCGATTTAAGCTACAACAAGCTGGAATCCATTCCATTCGGTGCCCTACGAGGTCACGGAACCTTAGAACAACTATACCTGAACAACAACCGAATCCGTATGATCGAGCGAGACGCCTTCATGGCCATGCCCGGCCTTCGCGAACTCCGCCTAAGCAACAACTCTCTAACCGACCTGCTACCGATGCCCTTCTGGAACCTCCCCGGACTAAAGGGAATCGACATCTCGTACAACAACTTCCGCCGAGTGGATCCAACCCTGCTCGTCGGCGTCCCTTCCCTGCGAAGATTCGACATCAGTGGCAACTCCCTCAGCATCCTCGATCCAGCTGCCTTCACGCACACCCCAATGCTCGAGACCGTCAACATCTCCTTCAACGAGCTCAGCCTGATCCACCCAGCGACCTTCCGCGACCTGAACCACATGTTCGAGATCGACGCTGGCAACAACAAACTGCAGGAGATCATTCCAGGACTCCCGATCGCGATCGAACGGATCAACCTACAACAAAACCAGATCGCCAACTTCCCCCAAAACCCAACCAACTCGCTCGATCTCCCCGCACTCCGCATGCTGGACATCAGTGGTAACCTACTGACCCGCGTGGCAAAGGGATCCTTCCAGACGACACCCCAGATGCGCATCCTCAGCATGGCTCGTAACCAACTGCAGAGCATCGACGAAGGCAGCCTAACCGGGTTGAACCGACTGGAAGTGCTGAACCTGCAGGATAACCGCCTACTTGCCCTGCACGAACGATCGCTCGCTCCGCTGGAGAACCTTCGCGATCTCAACCTGCAGGGAAACCGTATTGAAGTGTTGGTTGACAATCTGCTCGATAGCAACGGGAACCTGGAGCGATTCGATGCTTCGCGGAACAGTATCGTTGAGATTTCGTCGAAGGCGTTCCGCAACAGTAGATCGCTGCAGGTTCTGGACTTGTCCGGAAATAAGTTGAGGGAGCTACCAGAATCGCTTTCCGGACTATCCGAGCTTCGAGAAATTGACGTCAGCTTCAATCAGTTGACGGAACTGACGCCGACGGTGCTGGGATCGTGGAGAAACTTGGAAGAGCTCAAAGTTTCGAACAATAAGGTGAACCAACTGCATCAGGGATCGCTCAGGAATCTACCACTTCTTCAGTACATGGATCTGTCGAGCAATGAGCTGACGACTTTGGACCACGGATCGCTGAGAAACCTACCGGAGCTGCAAGAGTTGGTGCTAGCGGACAACCGATTGACCGATTTGAAGGATCGAGTGTTTGAGGATCTTCCCAATCTTcag GCCGTCCACCTCCAGCAGAACAACCTGCAGCTCATCTCGCCGCACACCTTCTACCGGTCGCCTTCGATCGTCTACCTGAACCTGTCCGCCAACCAGTTCCGCAGTCTGGACAGCGTCGGGCTGCGCAGCGTACGGAACCTGGAGGTGCTCGACCTGTCCGGTAACTTTATCCGCCGGATTACGCCGAACCCGCTGCGCGGACTGGACTGGCTGGTGGAGCTGAAGCTGGACGATAACAAGATCTGCGGCATCCAGGGCGAACCGTTTGCGACGATGCCGCGGCTGCGGGTGCTCAGCATTCGGAACAATCGGATGTCGCGTGTGCCGGAGCTGATATTCCGCAACTTGAGGAGCAACATTGCGATACTGGATGTTGATG GTAACCCACTGGACTGCAACTGCGACATGCTGTGGTACCTGGCTTGGCTGCAGGAGACCAGGAATCTCTACCCGGGACCGCGCTGCCGGGACGGAAAGATGTTGATGGATATGCGACTCTCGCGGAACGAGTGCCAATCGGATGCCAGAACGGGAACCGGTCCGGACGAGCAATTCCCGCTAACCAACGATCACGGAGATGTGTTCCTACGGGCGGCGGACTTTGACGACTGCGAGTCGGAGAACTACGAAGCGCTTCCGCCGGGACCTGCGCCGGGTATCGTGCCGGGTGTGGCCGTTGCACCCTTACCGGTGGAAA GAGAGCCCCCGGGTCGGCACAACTTTACCCAGAACTTCATCGACTTCAACAATAACAAGTTTAATCAGGTGCCACCGCAGGTGCAGAACAATTCTCCGTTCACGTTCTTCGGAGTACCGATACCTAGCTTGAACATTGGGAAGATGTTTGGGGGATCGGGAAGAAGTTCCAACAACCGAGCGAATGCCGGAACTCGTGGAACGGGTCGTGTTCAGGTGTATCGACCTGGCGAACCTTCGATCACTTCCATATTCAAGAACGAAGATCGCCACGACATAGCGATACCTCCGAAGAACTCGGAAGACAACCAGGAAAAGAACCCTGGAGCGTCAAACGACAACAACCTGTTCTACAGACCGTACTTCCATACGTCCTTCCAAAAGCCAGACATCCAAAAGGGTGGATTCACCCCTGTGATCCCTGGTAGTGAAGGTGGATTCTCACCAATCACAGATCCCACGGTGAagatcatcaagcagaacatcTCCGGCCCGGGACGGTGGCCCGACGAGTTCCGGGATCGTGTCTCTCTAGTGTCCGATACCAACAGCTATCTTCAGAAGAACCAATTCAAGGCCACGATCAAACCATCCCATCACGCTCCCTACTTCGTGGACGGAATAACGTACGGAGATCCGGTGCAGACGCCTCCTCCACCAAAGAAGACCGGAGAATCGAACAAGGACAGTACAAACCGCTTGGAGGTCACCGAGCGACCCAATCCAACGGGAACTCACAGCACTCCGCGCAATTCGGAAATGGAAGAAGACGAAGACGAAGAAGATGAGGAAGATACCGAAGATCAGATCGAGCAAGATCAGGCTCCTCCGTACCGCGATCCTCCCAAGTACGAAGACAGCGACATTACGACCCGGTTATCGATAGAACTTGGAACGGCCACCACTGCCGGACCCCAACCGGACTACAACAAACCATACACACTGCACAAGAACGAACCAACCGTGGTCCGAGAGTTGACCCGTGCCCCATCCAGCGAATTCTACGACGCGGTCAACCACTCGCCAAGTTCCCTCTCAGCGCTGGTATCCTCCTCGGGAACCACCGCCCAAAACAACGTCCCCAGCGGAGCTGGATCCGCAAAACGACCCCCGGGAAAATCAACCATCGTAAAGGTGGCAGCCCCCTCCTCCACCGTAACCCCATTCGTCGGAAGTTCCCCCCGCGGGGACGAATACTCACCCGGAACGCACCGAACCGGCCTGGCCAAGTACCAACCCGACGGGGGTGACTTTGTCACGCAGAGCATCGCGGACCTGGCCCAGCATCACCACAACCATCCGATCGGCGGGAACGAGATTCGGAAGCGCGAAGACATGGACTGGTACTATGCGACGTACAACCGGACGCCGATCTACGACGAGTTTGAGCCGGGGCTGAACTCGTTCAAGAGTGGTGCTGGCAGAGGAGGGCAAAGCTTGGCGTTGGTTGTGTTGGGGATGGCCGCCGTCGGAACCATTTGGAGAAGATGTTTTATGATTTAG